From the Alkaliphilus flagellatus genome, the window TTGCTATAGCAAGATTAAATCAATATGTAGAAATAGAGGAGAGAGCATTGGCATTAGGAGAACTGGCGGAGTTCAGGTTATTGATTAGTCACATTAAAGATAAAGAAGGCTTAAAATTACAAAATGTATTATAGCACTTAACATAAAGCCCTTATCTAATTAATTAGATAAGGGCTTTATGGATTTTAATTTAAACCTAACTTTTCATCAAGTAATCCTTGTTTATCTAAAGCATGGATGTCATCACAACCACCAAGGAACTCTTCGTCTATAAAAACCTGTGGCACTGTATCCCAACCCGTTTTTTCCATAACATTATTAAAAGTTAGATCATCATATGTTATGTCAATTTCTTTAAATGGAACTCCTTTAGAAGATAAAAGAGATACTGCTTTTTTGCAATAAGGACAGTAATTTTTCGTATATATAATGATATCCTTCAAACGACCACTCCCCTAATTTATTTTGTC encodes:
- the grxC gene encoding glutaredoxin 3, encoding MKDIIIYTKNYCPYCKKAVSLLSSKGVPFKEIDITYDDLTFNNVMEKTGWDTVPQVFIDEEFLGGCDDIHALDKQGLLDEKLGLN